TGAAAGCGCCTTTTTTATGTCCGAACATCTCACTTTCAAACAACGATTGTGAAATTCCACCCAGATTAACCTTTACATAAGGTTTGCTAATTCTATTGCTGTTGAGATAAATAGCTTCGGCTATTAATTCTTTTCCGGTTCCGCTTTCGCCGGTGATTAATACTGAAGCATTGGTTTTGGAAATATTTTTTATTACATCAAATATTTTCAACAGCGCCGGCGATTTTCCAATAATATTATTATAATTAAAATTATCCTGTTTTGAAGATTCTTCTGTTTTATTATTAAGTTGAATTGCCGTTTGAATTGTATTTAGCAATGAAATATTGTTCCAAGGTTTTGTTAAAAAATCAAAGGCGCCGGCTTTCATTCCTCTAACGGCAAGGCTTATGGATCCCCACGCAGTAATAAGAATAACCGGAACATCCGGAACAAAGATTTTGACTTGCTTCAATAAAGTTAAACCTTCCTCTCCACTCACGCCCTGTGAATAATTCATATCCATCAAAATAAGATCGGGATGATTATTTCGTACGAAATCTATAGCTTCAGTAGGATTTGCCACTGCAACAATATCATATCCCGCACGCTTTAAGACTAAACTCAAAGACGATCTTACGGCAGCGTCATCGTCACAAATCAATATCATAGTTTTTTCGAAATTAGCTTACAAATATAGGGAAAAAGGATGAAATAATAAAGCGATAAAATAGATAAAGTCTTTGTTACTTTGATACCGATTCATTTCTCTTTTAATTAAGTTATTCATATTGTAAGAATTACAGAATTTAATAATTCACATATTTAATTAATAGACAATCGACAGTCTGAAATTGATAATATTTTTTATCAATTTAATCGGTTTTATTAATTTATCAGTACCCCCTATCTCAATTCACAAAGGCATCATAATTAATTGTCAATTCGCTGTTATTCACAAAATCATACAAAGTCAAACTTCTAATTTGATAATAATATGACCATAAAAGGAACATTTGTTCCATATAATTTCTTTTGGCTTCGTCTTTGGAAACCTGAGCATCATTTAAATTCAAAACATCTATTTTACCCAAAATAAAAGTTTCGATGGATGTCTGATAACGCTGCTGTGCAATTTCATCCGTTTCTTTTGCCAATGACAATTGTTTAGATTGATTGTTGAAGTTTTGAACAATAAGAAATATATTCTGATTGAAATCGATTTTTTCTTTTTCAATTCTTGATATTACAACTTCGCGATTTGCTTCGGCAATTTTTACTTTTCCCTTGCTTTTTCCCCAATCAATTATTGGCGTTCTGATTCCAAGATTGATAATCTGGTTATCTCGCCAGTTTTCAACATTATAGGTTTCCGAAAGAAGCGCATCTTGATTAGACATTCCAAAAGAAAGAAACAGACTTGCATTCCATCTGTCGGATTTAGCCTGACTAACATTTTGCGACGCTTCCAACATTCGTCTTTGAATGTTTTGAGTAAATGAGTTGTTGCTATGAGCCATTTCCAAAACGTCTGAATAATGTAAAAGTGGAATTTCCCGAGCGAACAAATCCGGAATAACCGGCAAAAGAATAACAGCTTCACTTATTCCGAGATATGAACGGAGTTGAAACATTCTGTTGTCAAAAGAAGCTTTAGCGTCTGTCATATAAGATTCTGCTTTCAAAAGTGAAACTTTCAATTGAAGCATATCAGTTTCGGAAATCTGGCCGATTTTTCTTTTTGCTTCTGCAATGCTATATATCTTCTGTGAATTTTTAAGATTTTGTTCTGCAATTTCCAAATTAATTTGACCTAGCAAAAAATTAAAATAATACTGAATTGCA
This portion of the Bacteroidales bacterium genome encodes:
- a CDS encoding TolC family protein, which codes for MKNDGAIARITSLQGAKRRGNLDKTDKVDKMNKSKHYSKMVYIADALLLPLKHVFLILLFSIFNSPFSILHCQDTLIISLNDAISRSITNSVDAVVAKNEYKSSYWEYRTYKAQMLPEISVDATLPYYSKSYNSYQSEDGSYTFVKTDYSILDAGLSISQNIPFTGGVISMESSLERLRQYGENGSKDFMAVPFSVTLEQPLSGYNHLRWLRKIETMKYKEAEQKLIADLEDVSHIAIQYYFNFLLGQINLEIAEQNLKNSQKIYSIAEAKRKIGQISETDMLQLKVSLLKAESYMTDAKASFDNRMFQLRSYLGISEAVILLPVIPDLFAREIPLLHYSDVLEMAHSNNSFTQNIQRRMLEASQNVSQAKSDRWNASLFLSFGMSNQDALLSETYNVENWRDNQIINLGIRTPIIDWGKSKGKVKIAEANREVVISRIEKEKIDFNQNIFLIVQNFNNQSKQLSLAKETDEIAQQRYQTSIETFILGKIDVLNLNDAQVSKDEAKRNYMEQMFLLWSYYYQIRSLTLYDFVNNSELTINYDAFVN